One part of the Gossypium raimondii isolate GPD5lz chromosome 1, ASM2569854v1, whole genome shotgun sequence genome encodes these proteins:
- the LOC105785917 gene encoding protein kinase STUNTED isoform X1, which yields MPSDKKKNVLVGIRLDSESRDLLSWALGKVAEPGDCVVAIHVTRNSDHALGQKLLLEGYLEAYEGLCSIKKVDLKGQIHKGNSIRKVLIREAINYGAVALVVGIDKRSPLGGWTSTARYCTKRLPTTTNVVAINKGKIVFERSNKNELSGLKGDPRPSLYLTEKLGARECQSEYGDSEVGSEISSFEGIQSSKDGSRTSSEDSKIEILNVIHEGKRIPSRSISLFAGDNMDYKPGWPLLLRASSAPPQAKHARSMSVVKWVMNLPSRSPHDHSPRGSTIKEIELNQLGDDNDGNETNSSMQYELQKCLEVLLNTNSSDCRWFSYGILKAATDQFSTAENLIGEGGSNRVYKGILPDNKAVAVKILESSKEACKDFANEIEIISSLKHKHIMPLIGICIKGRDLISVYDFSSKGSLEEILHGKNKGKHALPWELRYNVAVGIAEGLDYLHNELSRPVIHRDIKSSNILLSDGFEPKLSDFGLAIWGPTDSSFLIQADVVGTFGYLAPEYFMYGKLSDKIDVYAFGVVLLELLSGKRPISFENLKGQQSLVMWAKPIIESGDVKGILDPNLNGNINETQMLRMVRAATLCITRSGRLRPTMRQILELLRGEKELEKWGETPNEEMESQEQHDDDEVYPNSRPELHLSVAMLDVDEDCTSFSSMEQSSNFSTDEYLKERWSRSSSFN from the exons ATGCCTTCTGATAAGAAGAAAAATGTATTGGTTGGGATTCGATTAGATAGTGAAAGCAGGGATTTGCTTAGTTGGGCTCTTGGAAAAGTTGCTGAACCTGGTGATTGTGTTGTAGCAATACATGTTACCCGGAATTCAG ATCATGCTTTGGGACAGAAATTGTTATTAGAGGGTTATTTAGAAGCATATGAAGGCCTGTGTTCTATAAAGAAG GTTGATCTTAAAGGCCAGATTCATAAAGGAAATTCGATACGAAAGGTTTTAATTCGAGAAGCAATAAACTATGGTGCTGTAGCTCTAGTTGTGGGTATAGACAAGAGGAGTCCTCTTGG GGGTTGGACTTCCACGGCTAGATACTGCACGAAGCGGCTGCCAACAACCACCAATGTTGTGGCCATCAACAAGGGAAAAATCGTTTTCGAAAGGTCCAACAAGAATGAACTATCAG GTCTTAAAGGTGATCCAAGACCGAGTCTTTATCTGACCGAAAAGCTTGGTGCCAGAGAATGCCAATCAGAATATGGTGATTCTGAAGTAGGTTCTGAGATATCCAGTTTTGAAGGGATTCAAAGCTCCAAAGACGGATCAAGAACCAGTAGTGAAGATTCGAagattgaaatattgaatgttattCATGAAGGGAAGAGAATCCCTTCGCGGTCCATTTCTCTTTTTGCAGGAGATAATATGGACTATAAGCCTGGTTGGCCCCTCCTCCTGAGGGCTAGTTCAGCACCACCACAAGCGAAGCATGCCAGGAGCATGTCGGTCGTGAAATGGGTAATGAACTTACCAAGTCGGTCTCCGCATGATCATTCTCCTCGAGGTTCAACAATCAAGGAAATAGAGCTGAATCAACTTGGAGATGACAATGATGGGAATGAGACCAATTCATCTATGCAATATGAGTTGCAAAAATGCTTGGAGGTGCTCCTGAATACGAATTCATCGGATTGCAGATGGTTTAGTTACGGAATTCTAAAAGCTGCAACTGATCAATTCTCCACAG CAGAGAACTTGATTGGGGAAGGAGGGAGCAACCGCGTCTATAAAGGGATCCTTCCGGATAACAAAGCAGTGGCTGTGAAGATTCTGGAGTCATCAAAAGAGGCATGCAAGGATTTCGCAAAcgaaatcgaaataatctccTCACTGAAGCATAAACACATCATGCCTCTAATAGGTATCTGCATTAAAGGTCGTGATCTTATATCCGTCTACGATTTCTCGTCCAAGGGAAGCTTAGAAGAAATTCTGCATG GGAAGAACAAAGGAAAACACGCCTTGCCATGGGAGCTCAGATATAATGTTGCTGTCGGGATTGCTGAAGGCCTAGATTACCTACATAATGAGCTTTCTCGACCTGTTATTCATAGGGATATCAAGTCTTCAAATATTCTTCTTTCAGATGGGTTCGAACCAAAG TTATCTGACTTTGGGTTAGCAATATGGGGACCAACTGATTCGTCATTTCTGATTCAAGCTGATGTTGTTGGAACATTTGGGTATTTAGCTCCTGAATATTTTATGTACGGTAAACTTAGCGACAAGATTGACGTCTACGCTTTCGGTGTTGTTCTACTCGAGTTGCTATCGGGAAAAAGACCGATAAGCTTTGAGAATCTAAAAGGCCAGCAAAGCTTGGTCATGTGG GCAAAGCCTATAATAGAGAGTGGAGATGTGAAAGGCATATTGGACCCCAATTTGAATGGGAACATCAATGAGACTCAAATGCTTAGGATGGTTCGAGCTGCGACACTTTGCATCACACGTTCAGGTCGACTTCGGCCGACGATGAGACAG atactagAGCTGTTAAGAGGGGAAAAAGAACTAGAAAAATGGGGAGAGACACCAAATGAGGAAATGGAAAGCCAAGAACagcatgatgatgatgaagttTATCCAAATTCAAGGCCAGAGTTACATTTAAGTGTGGCAATGCTTGATGTTGATGAGGATTGTACATCATTTAGTAGCATGGAGCAAAGCAGTAACTTTTCTACTGatgaatatttaaaagaaagatggaGCAGATCATCAAGCTTCAATTag
- the LOC105785917 gene encoding protein kinase STUNTED isoform X2, whose product MPSDKKKNVLVGIRLDSESRDLLSWALGKVAEPGDCVVAIHVTRNSDHALGQKLLLEGYLEAYEGLCSIKKVDLKGQIHKGNSIRKVLIREAINYGAVALVVGIDKRSPLGGWTSTARYCTKRLPTTTNVVAINKGKIVFERSNKNELSGLKGDPRPSLYLTEKLGARECQSEYGDSEVGSEISSFEGIQSSKDGSRTSSEDSKIEILNVIHEGKRIPSRSISLFAGDNMDYKPGWPLLLRASSAPPQAKHARSMSVVKWVMNLPSRSPHDHSPRGSTIKEIELNQLGDDNDGNETNSSMQYELQKCLEVLLNTNSSDCRWFSYGILKAATDQFSTENLIGEGGSNRVYKGILPDNKAVAVKILESSKEACKDFANEIEIISSLKHKHIMPLIGICIKGRDLISVYDFSSKGSLEEILHGKNKGKHALPWELRYNVAVGIAEGLDYLHNELSRPVIHRDIKSSNILLSDGFEPKLSDFGLAIWGPTDSSFLIQADVVGTFGYLAPEYFMYGKLSDKIDVYAFGVVLLELLSGKRPISFENLKGQQSLVMWAKPIIESGDVKGILDPNLNGNINETQMLRMVRAATLCITRSGRLRPTMRQILELLRGEKELEKWGETPNEEMESQEQHDDDEVYPNSRPELHLSVAMLDVDEDCTSFSSMEQSSNFSTDEYLKERWSRSSSFN is encoded by the exons ATGCCTTCTGATAAGAAGAAAAATGTATTGGTTGGGATTCGATTAGATAGTGAAAGCAGGGATTTGCTTAGTTGGGCTCTTGGAAAAGTTGCTGAACCTGGTGATTGTGTTGTAGCAATACATGTTACCCGGAATTCAG ATCATGCTTTGGGACAGAAATTGTTATTAGAGGGTTATTTAGAAGCATATGAAGGCCTGTGTTCTATAAAGAAG GTTGATCTTAAAGGCCAGATTCATAAAGGAAATTCGATACGAAAGGTTTTAATTCGAGAAGCAATAAACTATGGTGCTGTAGCTCTAGTTGTGGGTATAGACAAGAGGAGTCCTCTTGG GGGTTGGACTTCCACGGCTAGATACTGCACGAAGCGGCTGCCAACAACCACCAATGTTGTGGCCATCAACAAGGGAAAAATCGTTTTCGAAAGGTCCAACAAGAATGAACTATCAG GTCTTAAAGGTGATCCAAGACCGAGTCTTTATCTGACCGAAAAGCTTGGTGCCAGAGAATGCCAATCAGAATATGGTGATTCTGAAGTAGGTTCTGAGATATCCAGTTTTGAAGGGATTCAAAGCTCCAAAGACGGATCAAGAACCAGTAGTGAAGATTCGAagattgaaatattgaatgttattCATGAAGGGAAGAGAATCCCTTCGCGGTCCATTTCTCTTTTTGCAGGAGATAATATGGACTATAAGCCTGGTTGGCCCCTCCTCCTGAGGGCTAGTTCAGCACCACCACAAGCGAAGCATGCCAGGAGCATGTCGGTCGTGAAATGGGTAATGAACTTACCAAGTCGGTCTCCGCATGATCATTCTCCTCGAGGTTCAACAATCAAGGAAATAGAGCTGAATCAACTTGGAGATGACAATGATGGGAATGAGACCAATTCATCTATGCAATATGAGTTGCAAAAATGCTTGGAGGTGCTCCTGAATACGAATTCATCGGATTGCAGATGGTTTAGTTACGGAATTCTAAAAGCTGCAACTGATCAATTCTCCACAG AGAACTTGATTGGGGAAGGAGGGAGCAACCGCGTCTATAAAGGGATCCTTCCGGATAACAAAGCAGTGGCTGTGAAGATTCTGGAGTCATCAAAAGAGGCATGCAAGGATTTCGCAAAcgaaatcgaaataatctccTCACTGAAGCATAAACACATCATGCCTCTAATAGGTATCTGCATTAAAGGTCGTGATCTTATATCCGTCTACGATTTCTCGTCCAAGGGAAGCTTAGAAGAAATTCTGCATG GGAAGAACAAAGGAAAACACGCCTTGCCATGGGAGCTCAGATATAATGTTGCTGTCGGGATTGCTGAAGGCCTAGATTACCTACATAATGAGCTTTCTCGACCTGTTATTCATAGGGATATCAAGTCTTCAAATATTCTTCTTTCAGATGGGTTCGAACCAAAG TTATCTGACTTTGGGTTAGCAATATGGGGACCAACTGATTCGTCATTTCTGATTCAAGCTGATGTTGTTGGAACATTTGGGTATTTAGCTCCTGAATATTTTATGTACGGTAAACTTAGCGACAAGATTGACGTCTACGCTTTCGGTGTTGTTCTACTCGAGTTGCTATCGGGAAAAAGACCGATAAGCTTTGAGAATCTAAAAGGCCAGCAAAGCTTGGTCATGTGG GCAAAGCCTATAATAGAGAGTGGAGATGTGAAAGGCATATTGGACCCCAATTTGAATGGGAACATCAATGAGACTCAAATGCTTAGGATGGTTCGAGCTGCGACACTTTGCATCACACGTTCAGGTCGACTTCGGCCGACGATGAGACAG atactagAGCTGTTAAGAGGGGAAAAAGAACTAGAAAAATGGGGAGAGACACCAAATGAGGAAATGGAAAGCCAAGAACagcatgatgatgatgaagttTATCCAAATTCAAGGCCAGAGTTACATTTAAGTGTGGCAATGCTTGATGTTGATGAGGATTGTACATCATTTAGTAGCATGGAGCAAAGCAGTAACTTTTCTACTGatgaatatttaaaagaaagatggaGCAGATCATCAAGCTTCAATTag
- the LOC105785917 gene encoding protein kinase STUNTED isoform X3, which produces MDYKPGWPLLLRASSAPPQAKHARSMSVVKWVMNLPSRSPHDHSPRGSTIKEIELNQLGDDNDGNETNSSMQYELQKCLEVLLNTNSSDCRWFSYGILKAATDQFSTAENLIGEGGSNRVYKGILPDNKAVAVKILESSKEACKDFANEIEIISSLKHKHIMPLIGICIKGRDLISVYDFSSKGSLEEILHGKNKGKHALPWELRYNVAVGIAEGLDYLHNELSRPVIHRDIKSSNILLSDGFEPKLSDFGLAIWGPTDSSFLIQADVVGTFGYLAPEYFMYGKLSDKIDVYAFGVVLLELLSGKRPISFENLKGQQSLVMWAKPIIESGDVKGILDPNLNGNINETQMLRMVRAATLCITRSGRLRPTMRQILELLRGEKELEKWGETPNEEMESQEQHDDDEVYPNSRPELHLSVAMLDVDEDCTSFSSMEQSSNFSTDEYLKERWSRSSSFN; this is translated from the exons ATGGACTATAAGCCTGGTTGGCCCCTCCTCCTGAGGGCTAGTTCAGCACCACCACAAGCGAAGCATGCCAGGAGCATGTCGGTCGTGAAATGGGTAATGAACTTACCAAGTCGGTCTCCGCATGATCATTCTCCTCGAGGTTCAACAATCAAGGAAATAGAGCTGAATCAACTTGGAGATGACAATGATGGGAATGAGACCAATTCATCTATGCAATATGAGTTGCAAAAATGCTTGGAGGTGCTCCTGAATACGAATTCATCGGATTGCAGATGGTTTAGTTACGGAATTCTAAAAGCTGCAACTGATCAATTCTCCACAG CAGAGAACTTGATTGGGGAAGGAGGGAGCAACCGCGTCTATAAAGGGATCCTTCCGGATAACAAAGCAGTGGCTGTGAAGATTCTGGAGTCATCAAAAGAGGCATGCAAGGATTTCGCAAAcgaaatcgaaataatctccTCACTGAAGCATAAACACATCATGCCTCTAATAGGTATCTGCATTAAAGGTCGTGATCTTATATCCGTCTACGATTTCTCGTCCAAGGGAAGCTTAGAAGAAATTCTGCATG GGAAGAACAAAGGAAAACACGCCTTGCCATGGGAGCTCAGATATAATGTTGCTGTCGGGATTGCTGAAGGCCTAGATTACCTACATAATGAGCTTTCTCGACCTGTTATTCATAGGGATATCAAGTCTTCAAATATTCTTCTTTCAGATGGGTTCGAACCAAAG TTATCTGACTTTGGGTTAGCAATATGGGGACCAACTGATTCGTCATTTCTGATTCAAGCTGATGTTGTTGGAACATTTGGGTATTTAGCTCCTGAATATTTTATGTACGGTAAACTTAGCGACAAGATTGACGTCTACGCTTTCGGTGTTGTTCTACTCGAGTTGCTATCGGGAAAAAGACCGATAAGCTTTGAGAATCTAAAAGGCCAGCAAAGCTTGGTCATGTGG GCAAAGCCTATAATAGAGAGTGGAGATGTGAAAGGCATATTGGACCCCAATTTGAATGGGAACATCAATGAGACTCAAATGCTTAGGATGGTTCGAGCTGCGACACTTTGCATCACACGTTCAGGTCGACTTCGGCCGACGATGAGACAG atactagAGCTGTTAAGAGGGGAAAAAGAACTAGAAAAATGGGGAGAGACACCAAATGAGGAAATGGAAAGCCAAGAACagcatgatgatgatgaagttTATCCAAATTCAAGGCCAGAGTTACATTTAAGTGTGGCAATGCTTGATGTTGATGAGGATTGTACATCATTTAGTAGCATGGAGCAAAGCAGTAACTTTTCTACTGatgaatatttaaaagaaagatggaGCAGATCATCAAGCTTCAATTag
- the LOC105785918 gene encoding basic leucine zipper 23 → MDDGELDYSNQEVFSVNNMGDIPSSCSMDSFFDELLNDSHACTHTHTCNPPGPDNSHTHTCFHFHTKIVPASSEDKAAIDGTAVSGENKSKKRPLGNREAVRKYREKVKARAASLEDEVVRLRALNQQLVKRLQGQAALEAEVARLKCLLVDIRGRIEGEIGPFPYQKPATNVNMMNVPGAYVMNPCNVQCNDQMYCLHPGLEDKTGEAAALNGQGFNGCDFDNIQCLANQNSTGGIGIAGLNGNYSGTKRRKATAG, encoded by the exons ATGGACGACGGGGAGCTTGATTATTCGAACCAAGAAGTGTTTTCTGTCAATAACATGGGTGACATTCCTAGCAGTTGTTCAATGGACAGTTTTTTCGATGAATTACTCAATGATTCTCATGCATGTACCCATACACATACTTGCAACCCACCTGGACCTGATAACTCTCATACACACAcctgttttcattttcataccAAGATTGTGCCTGCCTCAAGTGAAGATAAGGCTGCTATTGATGGCACCGCTGTGTCTGGGGAGAATAAATCGAAGAAACGTCCGTTAGGTAATCGAGAAGCTGTCAGGAAGTATAGGGAGAAGGTTAAGGCACGAGCTGCCTCTTTGGAGGACGAGGTTGTGAGACTGAGGGCATTGAACCAACAGCTTGTGAAAAGATTACAGGGTCAGGCTGCATTGGAGGCTGAGGTTGCAAGGCTAAAGTGTTTGCTTGTAGATATTAGAGGAAGAATCGAAGGGGAAATTGGGCCGTTTCCTTATCAGAAACCAGCAACTAATGTTAACATGATGAATGTGCCTGGTGCTTATGTGATGAATCCCTGCAATGTGCAATGCAATGATCAGATGTATTGCCTTCATCCTGGACTCGAAGATAAAACAGGAGAAGCCGCAGCACTGAATGGACAAGGATTTAATGGTTGTGACTTTGACAATATTCAGTGCTTGGCGAATCAGAACTCTACAGGTGGGATTGGAATTGCAGGGTTGAATGGCAATTATTCTGGCACAAAAAGGAGGaaag CTACAGCTGGCTGA